The DNA region CGCGCTGGGCTGATCGCCGCCCCGCGGGGGCCGGTGACGGCGGCTGGGCCGTCACCGGCGGGCGGTCAGCTCAGCAGCGTCTGCAACGCGGTGACCAGCTCGGGGGTGTTGGCGCCGGGAAGGCTCTGGTAGGTCCCGCCGGAGAGCTGAGCCACCGCCTGCCACACCGACTGGTCGGGGTCCGGGCCGAAGTCGATCACGTTCACCGCGACGGGCCGTTCCGGATCGGTGTTGGCCCGGATGAACTCTTGGAGGCCGGCGCCGTCCAACGTCCGGTCGGTGTGCGGTCCGGCCGTGATGACCAGAATCGAGTTGTTCTGTCCGGCACGGTAATCGGACAACGCCTGGTTGTAGACCAACCGCAGCGTGGTGAACGACACCGCGCCGCCGGAGACCGAACTCAATTCGTTGAGTTCACCGGTCAACGCCTCGGCTCGGGAGCGGCCGTTCAGCGGCTCGTCCAGCGGACCGGGGGCGACCACGTTGCGTCCCTCCACGCCGTCGAAGGTCCACAGGCCCATCGACGCGGTCGGAGGCAGGGTCTTGATCTGCCGATCCAGTGCGCCGATCACATGACTCAGCCGGCTCCTGCCGCCCTCGTCGGTCGTCATGGACTGGTCGAGCATGAGGGTTACCGCCGCACTGCCCGGCAATGTGGTCAGCGCGTTGGCGAGAGTGGCCCGCGTCGCTTCGTCGCCCACCGACAGGGTGTCCGAAACGGTGGGGAATCCGGTGACCTCACTGCTGGGGGGCTGGACACCCTCGACCCGGAACCCGGCGCGGGCCAGTTCGGCGAGCTGGTCGGGCTTGTGGGTGAAGCGGGCGAACTCGCTGGCGGCGCTGATCTGCTCCTGCGACAGCCACGAACCGGCGAGCAGGACGGTGGGGTAGTCGGCGACCGGCGCCGGTCCCGGCGGTAGCCAGGAGGTGAGCTCGCCGGCCGGATTCGACAGTGCCTGGCCGCGGGTGAACAGTTGCTGTTCGGTGGTGATGACCGCGTGCACGGGTGATGCGGCGAGATCGCCTTGGCGCAGCAGGACGTTCAGCGCTTCGGCCAGCGAGGAGTCGACCAGCTGGGGTTGTCCGCCGACGAGCCGGTGCACCGCGCCGATCCCGTCGGTGACCGGGGCATCCTTGGGTACCGAGCCGGCGGCTACCGCCTCGGCGGCCAAGAAGGAGGCGTCGCCGTTACCGCCGATCGGCAAGGCCAGCCGCAACGATCCCCAACCGGCGGAACCGAGCCGGTCGAGACTGTCGGGTTCGGTCTGCAGATCCGGCAGGCTCGCCCAACTCTGCTTCTGCAGAGCAGGTTTGAGTTCGGGCCGTACCGCCAGCAACACCGGTGAGGTGACCAGGGAACGACTGTCGCTGACGGTCTCGGAGCCGGCGGAAGCCTGGAGTCGGGCGGCCGAAACCGAGCTGCCGGGGATCCACAGCGCCGGACGCTGGCCCAACTGGGCGGGCCATTCGCCGATGAAACCACTGACGACGGCATCGGAATCCGCCGGTTTGATCTGCACCGACACGCACCGATCGCCGACGGGCTTGGCGGTCTTGTTGAACGTGTCGGCGAAGCCCTGCAGGTGATCGGCGATCGACGGATCGGCCACGACGGCCACGGTCAGATCCCCGTCGGCGCAGGTACCGGCGGCATCGGCGGACCGATGCGACAGCGAGTTGCCGAAGAACCGCCAGAGGATCACCGCGCCCACCACGACGATCACCGT from Mycolicibacter sp. MU0083 includes:
- a CDS encoding substrate-binding domain-containing protein is translated as MGRHSFPGSDEDDDGFASGESSYPDDADYSDPLGSFGFGDAEDDEYVDDYYDYSDDDYGTGTSTGYADADPAQYMRQGGHDEESRYQTGPFGAVARSAAGPDAEPDEPTGGHRDLDRWRRHRNDSGTRGVSVGVIGALITVIVVVGAVILWRFFGNSLSHRSADAAGTCADGDLTVAVVADPSIADHLQGFADTFNKTAKPVGDRCVSVQIKPADSDAVVSGFIGEWPAQLGQRPALWIPGSSVSAARLQASAGSETVSDSRSLVTSPVLLAVRPELKPALQKQSWASLPDLQTEPDSLDRLGSAGWGSLRLALPIGGNGDASFLAAEAVAAGSVPKDAPVTDGIGAVHRLVGGQPQLVDSSLAEALNVLLRQGDLAASPVHAVITTEQQLFTRGQALSNPAGELTSWLPPGPAPVADYPTVLLAGSWLSQEQISAASEFARFTHKPDQLAELARAGFRVEGVQPPSSEVTGFPTVSDTLSVGDEATRATLANALTTLPGSAAVTLMLDQSMTTDEGGRSRLSHVIGALDRQIKTLPPTASMGLWTFDGVEGRNVVAPGPLDEPLNGRSRAEALTGELNELSSVSGGAVSFTTLRLVYNQALSDYRAGQNNSILVITAGPHTDRTLDGAGLQEFIRANTDPERPVAVNVIDFGPDPDQSVWQAVAQLSGGTYQSLPGANTPELVTALQTLLS